One Thermococcus sp. M36 genomic window, ACCACCGCTCATCGCTGGCCATTGGAGGTGTAAACGGAGTCCAGAACCTATCGACATTCCTCGGGGGAATGCTCTTCGGCCTGGCCTACTCTCTCGGGGAGATAAGCGTGGGCGTAACGTTGAACCTCGCCCTGCTTTCCTTCCTGCCGTTTTCACTGGCACTCCTCTGGGAGTCCGTTAAGCTTAAAGGGACTGGGGAGTAAGATGGGGTGACGGGCTTTCCAAAACTTTTATAAGCCACTCCACTCGCCTAAGTTTAGGCTTAGCTTACGCTCATTTGGAGGTGAGAGTATGGGACTGAGACCAGCCAAGATTGATAGGGACGTTGACAAGCCCGCTTACACGAGAAGGGAATACATACGCGGTGCGCCCGGTCCGAAGATAACGATCTTCGACATGGGCAACCTTTCAGCCGAGTTCCAGTACGAGGTGAGCCTTCACGCCGAGCAGGCCATGCAGATAAGGCAGAACGCCCTCGAGGCCATCCGTATACAGGTCAACAGGTACCTCCAGAAGAACGTCGGTAGGAGCAACTACCACTTCAAGATAAGGGTCTACCCGTTCCAGGTTCTCCGTGAGAACCCAATGGCTACCGGAAGGAAGGCTGACCGTTACGGTAACGGTATGCGCAGGCCCTTCGGAAAGCCGATTGGCCTTGCCGCTCGCGTCAAGAAGGACCAGAAGATACTCACCGTCTGGGTCAACGAGGGCCACCTCAAGTTCGCCCTCGGTGCCATGCACAGGGCCAAGATGAAGCTGCCCTACAGTGCCTACTACAGGATTTACGACAAGGAAGGCAACGACGTCACCACCAAGGTCCTCTCGACCATGAAACGCTAAAGCGCAGCGCTGAAGCGCGGCGCTTCCCTCAACCTCTTTTCTGTTCCGTGAAGCTTTGCCATATATTCATAATGATTATTAACAATGTCACCCCACTTAGATTGGTGAGACGATGGTAAGCTCTCACTTCAGGAACATTCTGCTCAAGCTCGGCATCCCTGAGGACCGATTATCAGTCCTCGAGGGTAAAGGAGGCCTCGTCGAAG contains:
- a CDS encoding 50S ribosomal protein L16 translates to MGLRPAKIDRDVDKPAYTRREYIRGAPGPKITIFDMGNLSAEFQYEVSLHAEQAMQIRQNALEAIRIQVNRYLQKNVGRSNYHFKIRVYPFQVLRENPMATGRKADRYGNGMRRPFGKPIGLAARVKKDQKILTVWVNEGHLKFALGAMHRAKMKLPYSAYYRIYDKEGNDVTTKVLSTMKR